AAGTTTAAAAGATTATATCAAAAATTATCTTTTAGAAAATGGGTATGATGTAATTGATAAATCAGAAGATAAAGATTTTGTAGATACAACTTATGCAGTAGCAAAAGAAGTTTTATCAGATGATGATAATTTAGGAATTGTGTTTGATGCATATGGTGCAGGAAGTTTTATGGTTGCTACAAAAATAAAAGGAATGATAGCAGCAGAAGTTTCTGATGAAAGATCAGCATATATGACTAGAAGACATAACAACTCTAGAATTATTACAATA
This genomic stretch from Leptotrichia sp. oral taxon 218 harbors:
- the lacA gene encoding galactose-6-phosphate isomerase subunit LacA, whose protein sequence is MKVILGADTDGKSLKDYIKNYLLENGYDVIDKSEDKDFVDTTYAVAKEVLSDDDNLGIVFDAYGAGSFMVATKIKGMIAAEVSDERSAYMTRRHNNSRIITIGSEIVGKGLAKNIVKDFLSAPYDGGRHQIRVDMVNYSRF